A portion of the Plasmodium relictum strain SGS1 genome assembly, chromosome: 11 genome contains these proteins:
- a CDS encoding endonuclease III homologue, putative codes for MKLFCYFKRLFLINLYFIKMEKPSKYFTKNKIKKIQVKYEEIPINTISNVKKLQIEKNNMDNCKVNNNIKESYTKEDNFLMKKIELSKNNELIQVNNLKHSEQVRPKKSLSKIRVKKEYNVKRKTSKNEINNEKNMLIENVKKEYNINNTDINLKKEHFLLTYNKIKEMRKNIIAPVDKYGCNKLSEKTDDLKVYRFQTLISCLLSSRTKDEVTAMVMNKLKSHGLTVENILNTSEEKLKKLIYGIGFYNVKAKQIINICHILKNKYNSDIPDNYEELKKLPGIGEKIAQLILQTALNKNEGIAVDIHVHRIANRLNWVKTKNELHTQIQLKNYVEKDIWSEINILLVGFGQVICKGKKPICERCTLTDYCQYYKENLIKKKIEI; via the coding sequence ATGAaacttttttgttattttaaaagactattcttaataaatttatattttataaaaatggaaaaaccATCAAAGTATTTTaccaaaaataaaataaaaaagatacaaGTAAAATATGAAGAGATTCCAATCAATACAATTAGTAATGTTAAAAAATTgcaaatagaaaaaaataatatggaTAATTGTaaggttaataataacaTAAAGGAATCATACACTAAagaagataattttttaatgaagaaaatagaattaagtaaaaataatgaattaattcAAGTTAACAATTTAAAACATTCTGAACAAGTACGACCAAAAAAATCTCTGAGTAAAATTAGAGTGAAAAAGGAATATAatgtaaaaagaaaaacttctaaaaatgaaattaacaatgaaaaaaatatgttaattgaaaatgttaaaaaagaatacaatataaataacaccgatataaatttaaaaaaagagcattttttattaacatataataaaataaaagaaatgagaaaaaatataattgcaCCTGTAGATAAATATGGATGTAATAAGTTAAGCGAAAAAACTGATGATTTAAAAGTTTATCGTTTTCAAACATTGATTTCTTGTTTATTATCATCAAGAACAAAAGATGAAGTAACTGCAATGgtaatgaataaattaaaaagtcATGGATTAACagtagaaaatattttaaatacgtcagaagaaaaattaaaaaaattaatatatggtATTGGTTTTTATAATGTAAAAGCAAaacaaattattaatatttgtcatattttaaaaaataaatataattcagACATTCCTGATAATTATGAAGAACTAAAAAAATTGCCAGGGATAGGGGAAAAAATTGCACAACTTATTTTGCAAACAgccttaaataaaaatgaaggaATAGCTGTTGATATACATGTTCATAGAATAGCTAATAGATTAAATTGggttaaaacaaaaaatgaattacaCACACaaatacaattaaaaaattatgttgaAAAAGACATATGGTCAGAAATAAATATCTTATTAGTTGGTTTTGGGCAAGTGATTTGTAAAGGGAAAAAACCAATTTGTGAAAGATGTACACTTACTGATTATTGCCAATATTATAAGGAGAACTtgattaaaaagaaaatagaaatataa
- a CDS encoding 60S ribosomal protein L19, putative, with the protein MSLKLQKRLAASVLKCGKNRIWIDPNEISEIALANSRFSIRRLYKEGLILKKPQKVHSRARVRLYKLAKRKGRHMGIGKRKGTKNARTNQKTLWIKRQRVLRRLLKRFRDSKKIDRHLYHSFYLKCKGNQFKNKRTLIEAIQREKAETLKKKAIADQLEAKRLKAQVLRNRRKIKKDKETSA; encoded by the exons Atg tctcttaaattacaaaaaagaTTAGCAGCTTCTGTTTTAAAATGTGGGAAGAATAGAATATGGATAGATCCAAATGAAATCAGTGAAATAGCATTAGCTAATTCAA gatTTAGTATCAGAAGATTATATAAAGAAggattaattttaaaaaaacctCAAAAAGTTCACAGTAGAGCAAGGGTTAGACTATATAAATTAGCAAAAAGAAAAGGTAGACATATGGGTATAGGTAAAAGAAAAGGTACTAAAAATGCAAGAACAAATCAAAAAACCTTATGGATAAAAAGACAACGTGTATTAAGAAGATTATTAAAAAGATTTAGAGATTCGAAGAAAATTGATAGACATTTATatcattctttttatttaaaatgtaaAGGTAatcaatttaaaaataaaagaacatTAATTGAAGCCATACAAAGAGAAAAAGCGGAaacattgaaaaaaaaagctatAGCTGATCAATTAGAAGCAAAAAGATTAAAAGCTCAAGTTTTGAGAAATAGaagaaagataaaaaaagataaggAAACTTcagcttaa